One Hallerella porci genomic window carries:
- the coaE gene encoding dephospho-CoA kinase (Dephospho-CoA kinase (CoaE) performs the final step in coenzyme A biosynthesis.) — MKIIGICGKIGSGKSAAGVFLEELGGFVLDLDVEMHTLYAESCELQQKIAENFGAECVKNGFVDRVKLASRVFQRLETLQKLESIVYPLLQKSVEQKLEAAKKAGKVKIAAVEGALLFKWPEFSRNLDAIWVVEATDSVRLERLLKRGLTKEDAERRIQIQAQDPLPPNAKYFYLDNSGAISALQKRVCELAEI; from the coding sequence ATGAAAATTATCGGAATTTGCGGAAAAATCGGATCTGGCAAAAGCGCTGCCGGCGTATTTCTCGAAGAATTAGGCGGATTCGTTTTGGATTTAGATGTCGAAATGCACACGCTTTATGCGGAATCGTGCGAATTGCAGCAGAAAATTGCGGAAAATTTCGGCGCGGAATGTGTGAAAAATGGCTTCGTCGATCGCGTGAAACTCGCATCCCGAGTCTTTCAACGCTTAGAAACGCTCCAAAAATTAGAATCCATCGTGTATCCGCTCTTACAAAAAAGCGTGGAGCAAAAATTGGAAGCTGCAAAAAAGGCGGGAAAAGTCAAAATTGCCGCCGTCGAAGGAGCGCTTCTTTTCAAATGGCCAGAATTTTCGCGGAATTTGGACGCAATTTGGGTCGTCGAAGCCACGGATTCTGTCCGCTTAGAAAGATTATTAAAACGCGGTTTGACAAAAGAAGACGCGGAGCGCCGCATACAAATTCAAGCGCAAGATCCGCTCCCGCCGAATGCGAAATACTTTTATTTGGATAATTCAGGGGCAATTTCTGCGTTACAGAAACGCGTCTGCGAACTCGCCGAAATTTAA
- the putP gene encoding sodium/proline symporter PutP, whose translation MTTTIVVFILYLLMMLGIGFYFSKKANSLKAYYLGDRGMNKWVVAMSAQASDMSGWLLMGLPGAIYFSGFSEVWIGVGLVIGTYVNWKIVGRRLRKYSHFCGDSITLPDFFSNRFRDKRGILRVISAVFILAFFLFYTTSGFVACAKLFSTVFGMSYSSALILGVAVVVSYTFLGGFLAVSWTDFVQGMMMLIAVCLVPTMIFSEGGGFAQTIQSVNSLNPALFNMFTNAQTGKAVTLLALISSLAWGLGYFGMPHILVRFMSIKDPEDIKHSRRIATTWVIICLIAVAFIGLIGRYYTDAHGIVIDDPEKIFMVLVQSLFHPVIASILMAAILAAIMSTADSQLLVSASAFSNDLYKHLFRKNASNKEMMWVSRGIVVGIAVLAGTLAYQGRPDAAVQHGKSFLDVVMSLVSFAWAGFGSTFGPLMLLALFWKRTTFAGAISGMLVGGITAFVWKFYLSGFADSCEIFGLYELVPGFFLSLATIFVVSLCTKKPSQEIVDEFDMVEKTHLNEIEVRK comes from the coding sequence ATGACAACTACTATTGTCGTCTTCATTCTTTACCTGCTGATGATGCTTGGCATCGGCTTCTATTTTTCCAAAAAAGCGAATAGCTTGAAAGCTTACTACTTGGGCGATCGCGGCATGAACAAGTGGGTCGTAGCGATGAGTGCGCAGGCTTCGGATATGAGCGGTTGGCTTTTGATGGGGCTTCCGGGAGCCATTTACTTCAGCGGATTTTCCGAAGTGTGGATTGGCGTCGGGCTTGTCATCGGCACTTACGTCAACTGGAAAATCGTCGGGCGCAGACTTCGCAAATACTCGCATTTCTGCGGCGATTCCATTACTCTTCCCGATTTCTTCTCAAATCGTTTCCGCGATAAGCGCGGCATTTTACGCGTGATTTCGGCTGTTTTCATCTTGGCGTTCTTCCTCTTTTACACGACTTCGGGCTTTGTTGCTTGCGCAAAACTCTTTTCAACCGTGTTCGGGATGAGTTATTCTTCTGCGCTGATTTTGGGCGTAGCAGTGGTCGTGAGTTACACATTCCTCGGCGGATTTTTGGCGGTGAGTTGGACGGACTTTGTGCAGGGCATGATGATGCTTATCGCTGTTTGCTTAGTGCCGACGATGATTTTTAGCGAAGGCGGTGGATTTGCGCAAACCATTCAATCGGTGAATTCTCTCAATCCAGCTCTCTTCAATATGTTTACGAATGCGCAGACCGGAAAGGCGGTCACCCTTTTAGCGCTCATTTCTAGTCTCGCTTGGGGACTTGGCTACTTTGGAATGCCACACATTCTCGTGCGCTTTATGTCGATTAAAGATCCCGAAGACATTAAACATTCTCGCCGTATTGCGACGACTTGGGTGATTATTTGCCTTATCGCTGTAGCCTTCATCGGACTTATCGGACGTTATTACACCGATGCGCACGGAATCGTTATCGATGACCCCGAAAAGATTTTCATGGTTTTGGTGCAAAGTCTTTTCCATCCGGTGATTGCTTCGATTTTGATGGCGGCAATTCTCGCAGCGATTATGAGCACCGCGGACTCGCAACTTTTGGTCTCGGCTTCGGCGTTCTCCAATGACCTTTACAAACATCTCTTCCGCAAAAATGCATCGAACAAAGAAATGATGTGGGTGAGCCGCGGCATCGTCGTAGGCATCGCTGTTCTCGCGGGAACTCTCGCTTATCAAGGTCGCCCCGATGCTGCTGTGCAACATGGAAAAAGCTTCCTCGATGTGGTGATGAGCCTCGTGAGCTTTGCGTGGGCGGGATTCGGTTCGACATTTGGACCGTTAATGCTTCTCGCCCTTTTCTGGAAGCGGACGACTTTTGCAGGCGCCATCTCGGGCATGCTCGTGGGCGGAATTACCGCATTCGTTTGGAAATTTTACCTTTCGGGCTTTGCGGATTCCTGCGAAATTTTCGGGCTCTACGAACTCGTGCCCGGATTCTTCCTTTCTCTCGCTACGATTTTTGTCGTAAGCCTTTGCACGAAGAAGCCGTCGCAAGAAATCGTTGACGAATTCGATATGGTTGAAAAGACTCACTTAAATGAAATTGAAGTGAGAAAGTAA
- a CDS encoding fibrobacter succinogenes major paralogous domain-containing protein, with protein sequence MELHLGIKFVKFALGAALLLGLSACENSKMNSKMTDKRDGKVYKTVKIGVQTWMAENLNYAGNGVCYENEHNNCGKWGRLYTWHEALNACPEGWHLPSEAEWKILIDAVGGEDKAGLALKAKNGWKEGEGKSGNGTEAFGFSALPAGGSYDRGRYYYAGEYAYFWSSTEHNSRIAYFMYLYYDYVYAGLASRNKGYAFSIRCLENSN encoded by the coding sequence ATGGAACTTCACTTGGGAATAAAATTTGTAAAGTTCGCGCTTGGCGCTGCTTTATTACTCGGGCTTTCTGCTTGTGAAAATTCAAAGATGAATTCAAAAATGACAGACAAACGCGATGGCAAAGTTTATAAGACCGTAAAAATCGGAGTGCAAACTTGGATGGCAGAAAATTTGAATTACGCTGGGAATGGCGTTTGTTATGAAAATGAGCATAACAACTGCGGAAAATGGGGACGGCTTTATACTTGGCATGAAGCACTAAATGCTTGCCCCGAGGGATGGCACTTGCCGTCTGAAGCCGAATGGAAAATCTTAATTGATGCTGTGGGTGGAGAAGATAAAGCAGGCCTTGCTCTCAAGGCGAAAAATGGTTGGAAAGAAGGCGAAGGAAAAAGTGGTAACGGAACGGAAGCCTTTGGTTTTTCAGCGCTCCCCGCGGGAGGCAGTTACGACCGTGGCCGCTACTACTACGCAGGCGAGTACGCTTACTTCTGGTCTAGTACCGAGCACAATAGCCGCATTGCCTACTTCATGTACTTGTACTACGACTACGTCTACGCGGGCCTGGCCAGCCGCAATAAGGGCTATGCGTTTTCTATCCGTTGCCTAGAGAACTCCAACTAG
- a CDS encoding Rpn family recombination-promoting nuclease/putative transposase: MNRSQYHALLKAIKEDPANLAKFRARFKNVYPFSDAIFKILMVNENDPTRLVKFLNAMMGFEGKNRIKEFHFAREELPGILNNKTTIFDIIGTNQNDEPILIEVQQTDSDFFMDRLLYYTSRVITNQVKKSESYELPHIYVLSILTCNQFELEPETYFHHVNLTKNGEPYYPKLDFYFIEVEKFLANDAHIPETEKERSQRAEMLRFFGDIIYERASHKQFFDEDFCKKLSKDVSLKHYEDELFLRQVDGMTDLLYEKETAFRKGEKAGIARGTVAGALSKAREMAKEMRDEGISMDFIIRSSGLSEAEIRKL, encoded by the coding sequence ATGAATCGAAGCCAATATCACGCGCTTTTAAAGGCTATCAAAGAAGATCCGGCGAATCTCGCCAAATTCCGCGCACGTTTCAAGAATGTTTATCCGTTCAGCGATGCAATTTTCAAAATTTTGATGGTAAACGAGAATGACCCCACGCGACTAGTAAAATTTCTCAACGCGATGATGGGATTCGAAGGCAAAAACCGCATCAAGGAATTTCATTTTGCACGAGAGGAATTGCCCGGCATTTTGAACAACAAAACCACAATTTTTGACATCATCGGCACAAACCAAAATGATGAGCCGATTCTCATTGAGGTTCAGCAAACCGACAGCGATTTTTTCATGGATCGCTTACTGTATTACACCTCGCGCGTGATTACAAATCAAGTCAAAAAGTCCGAAAGCTACGAATTGCCGCATATTTATGTGCTTTCGATTCTCACTTGCAATCAATTTGAACTCGAGCCCGAAACTTACTTTCATCATGTAAATTTGACGAAAAATGGCGAACCGTATTATCCAAAACTTGACTTTTACTTTATCGAAGTTGAGAAATTTTTGGCAAATGACGCGCACATTCCCGAAACGGAAAAGGAGCGCTCGCAGCGCGCTGAAATGCTTCGCTTTTTCGGGGATATCATTTACGAGCGTGCGTCGCACAAACAATTTTTTGACGAGGACTTTTGCAAAAAACTTTCAAAAGATGTATCTTTAAAGCATTACGAAGATGAACTTTTCCTAAGGCAGGTTGACGGTATGACGGATTTATTATACGAAAAAGAAACAGCCTTCCGCAAGGGAGAAAAAGCTGGAATTGCGAGAGGAACTGTTGCGGGGGCTTTGAGCAAAGCTCGCGAAATGGCAAAGGAAATGCGTGACGAAGGTATTTCTATGGATTTTATCATCCGCAGTTCTGGACTTTCTGAAGCAGAAATTCGCAAGCTGTAG
- a CDS encoding MFS transporter has translation MITVLASSFMQMGLFLFFEQRLKYSVATPESFPVYSAMLQAMFYGPYLLLFPIAGFLADRFGKGKVIAWSSLGYVAGAIVIGVLWTVGLPDIAIWFVLLVSSSVALGSPARYGVVKEMFGTEHLATGIAHMFTVMLAGALIASVGVISLYNESATLLGVDYLLWIFVGVAVLSAVSAFFIPKTGRERESLQIRSPGRIFHATWYISLSRVIIIGLAVFWGLAQVFVLLSQSLSSEGFLYVVRNGLVFSAVGMMFGGYLAARSSHQFIEVGLIPVSVFGCGVCAFFIPMVENPILIRMLYAFLGLFFGALGTVLNSLLLQYSRPASTGRIVAVSNMVTMLFLIFVVAFEAALLEFTHIDRETFLFVFSLFLLAAFVWAFIRFPQSLLRTMFRAYYVFRYNLKVIGNENIPIEGPVLLLGNHTSAIDWILLQMASPRPLRMAMNEDKSEHGISRWVLKLLGAIRINRRNPEPAMAEIRKALLHGEAVVIFPEGELAKSCNIGRFSIDYSSAVKDTSARLIPFYIQGVWGSKYSYADESVNFGEKLTRIVSIAFGKEFPLDTDPAKLRNILRELSMTAWAKSLSYYPTIVPFWLKAMKHRVRHHVAIYSPLGNHLTGYGLMQQVLIYAHALGKVAKKEERVGFMLPPSPEGISLLLGIWTAGKTSVNLNYTSGLDTILKCIERSEIKTVLTSWEFLNKLQRRGQDYLKIGTVCKLICIEDLEKLVNPIYRVFAFASAALLPARTINFLFAKSVKPDDTAVVLFSSGSEGMPKGVMLSHRNLVSNTQQSNSIFNIRRNDVILEELPIFHSFGLTVTTLMPLFEGVPLVTCSEPTDVKTMARVCAEFRVTILVGTPTFLRAVGINRWVHPMCFKHLRLVLSGAEKLRSEIRDLFARKFKKEIYEGYGCTETAPLATFNTEDVLLDDFLTTDPRFNPKSVGMAIPGIGVKIIDPETNEELPQGEEGMILIGGCQVMKGYLKDPERTKSVILEINGHRWYKTGDKGYLDKDGFVIIVDRYSRFAKLGGEMISLGAVEAKLNDTELLLGMDYVIIAIPDEVKGERIVLLYAGDKEADELLRELRKSGMPQMMIPGAAFKLDAIPKLGSGKADFTTAKKIATELCAKA, from the coding sequence TTGATTACTGTTTTAGCTTCATCTTTTATGCAGATGGGGCTTTTCCTTTTTTTTGAACAACGGCTCAAATATTCGGTAGCAACTCCGGAATCTTTTCCGGTTTACAGCGCTATGTTGCAGGCGATGTTCTACGGACCGTATCTTTTGCTTTTCCCGATTGCGGGCTTTTTAGCGGATCGATTTGGCAAAGGAAAAGTCATCGCTTGGTCGTCTCTCGGTTATGTCGCGGGGGCAATCGTCATCGGTGTTTTGTGGACGGTTGGACTTCCCGATATTGCGATTTGGTTTGTGCTTCTCGTTTCGTCGTCGGTTGCGCTCGGAAGCCCTGCGCGTTACGGCGTCGTCAAAGAAATGTTCGGAACGGAGCATCTTGCGACGGGAATTGCGCACATGTTTACGGTCATGCTCGCGGGCGCTTTAATCGCATCCGTCGGCGTGATAAGCCTTTACAATGAATCGGCAACTCTTCTCGGCGTCGATTATTTGCTTTGGATTTTCGTCGGGGTGGCTGTTCTTTCGGCGGTTTCGGCTTTCTTCATTCCGAAAACAGGACGCGAACGCGAATCGTTACAAATCCGTTCTCCGGGACGCATTTTCCATGCGACGTGGTATATTAGCCTTTCTCGCGTCATCATTATCGGGCTCGCCGTTTTCTGGGGACTCGCCCAAGTATTTGTACTGCTTTCGCAAAGTCTTTCGAGCGAAGGATTCTTGTATGTGGTGCGCAATGGACTTGTCTTCTCCGCCGTGGGAATGATGTTCGGCGGTTATCTTGCCGCACGTTCTTCGCATCAATTTATCGAAGTCGGGCTGATTCCGGTTTCGGTCTTTGGTTGCGGTGTCTGCGCATTCTTCATTCCGATGGTTGAAAATCCGATTCTCATTCGGATGCTTTACGCTTTCCTCGGACTTTTCTTTGGCGCACTCGGAACGGTTTTAAATTCGCTCTTGCTTCAATATTCGCGCCCCGCGTCGACGGGTCGCATAGTCGCCGTATCCAATATGGTGACGATGCTTTTCCTCATTTTCGTCGTTGCATTCGAAGCGGCTCTTCTCGAATTTACGCACATCGACCGCGAAACCTTCCTCTTTGTCTTCTCGCTCTTTTTGCTCGCTGCTTTCGTGTGGGCGTTTATCCGATTCCCGCAATCGCTTTTGCGCACCATGTTCCGCGCTTATTACGTTTTCCGCTACAATTTAAAAGTTATCGGCAACGAAAATATTCCGATCGAAGGCCCCGTTTTGCTTCTCGGCAATCACACGAGTGCTATCGATTGGATTCTTTTGCAAATGGCGAGTCCGCGGCCGTTGCGGATGGCGATGAACGAAGATAAATCCGAACACGGAATTTCTCGTTGGGTGTTAAAACTCCTCGGCGCAATTCGCATTAATCGGCGAAATCCCGAGCCCGCGATGGCAGAAATTCGTAAAGCGCTTTTGCACGGTGAAGCGGTGGTCATTTTCCCCGAAGGCGAACTTGCAAAGTCTTGCAACATCGGGCGTTTTTCCATCGATTATTCTTCGGCGGTGAAAGATACGAGCGCACGCTTAATTCCTTTTTACATTCAAGGAGTTTGGGGCAGCAAGTATAGCTATGCCGATGAAAGCGTGAACTTTGGCGAAAAATTAACGCGCATCGTTTCCATCGCATTTGGCAAAGAATTTCCGCTTGATACCGATCCTGCAAAACTGCGAAATATTTTGCGCGAACTTTCGATGACCGCATGGGCAAAATCCCTTTCGTATTATCCGACCATTGTGCCGTTCTGGTTAAAAGCGATGAAGCATCGGGTGCGTCACCACGTCGCCATTTACAGTCCGCTCGGCAATCATTTGACCGGCTACGGTTTAATGCAGCAAGTGTTAATTTATGCGCACGCTCTCGGCAAAGTCGCGAAAAAAGAAGAACGCGTCGGCTTTATGCTTCCGCCTTCGCCCGAAGGAATTTCGCTTTTGCTCGGCATTTGGACCGCAGGCAAAACGAGTGTCAATTTGAATTATACATCGGGCTTAGATACCATTCTCAAATGCATTGAACGCTCCGAAATTAAAACGGTGTTAACGAGTTGGGAATTCCTCAACAAATTGCAGCGCCGCGGACAAGATTATTTGAAAATCGGAACGGTTTGCAAACTCATTTGCATCGAAGATTTAGAAAAATTAGTCAATCCGATTTATCGGGTTTTTGCGTTCGCTTCGGCGGCTCTTCTCCCCGCGCGGACAATCAATTTCCTCTTTGCAAAATCCGTCAAACCCGACGATACCGCAGTCGTTCTTTTCAGTTCGGGCTCCGAAGGCATGCCGAAAGGTGTCATGCTTTCGCATCGCAATTTAGTTTCGAATACGCAGCAATCCAATTCGATTTTTAACATTCGCCGAAACGATGTAATCCTCGAAGAACTTCCGATTTTCCATTCGTTTGGTTTAACGGTCACGACGTTAATGCCTCTCTTCGAAGGCGTTCCGCTTGTCACTTGTTCGGAACCGACGGATGTGAAAACGATGGCTCGTGTTTGCGCCGAATTCCGCGTCACCATTCTCGTGGGAACGCCGACATTCTTGCGCGCTGTGGGCATTAACCGCTGGGTGCATCCGATGTGCTTCAAGCATTTGCGCCTTGTCCTCTCGGGAGCCGAAAAACTCCGCTCCGAAATTCGCGATTTGTTTGCGCGTAAATTCAAAAAAGAAATTTACGAAGGTTACGGTTGCACCGAAACGGCACCGCTTGCGACTTTCAACACCGAAGACGTTTTGCTCGACGACTTCCTCACCACCGATCCGCGCTTTAATCCGAAATCGGTCGGCATGGCGATTCCAGGAATCGGTGTCAAAATTATCGATCCCGAAACGAACGAAGAATTGCCGCAGGGCGAAGAAGGCATGATTCTCATCGGCGGCTGCCAAGTGATGAAGGGTTACCTCAAAGATCCAGAACGCACGAAGAGTGTCATCCTCGAAATCAATGGACATCGTTGGTATAAAACCGGCGACAAAGGCTACTTGGATAAAGATGGCTTCGTCATCATCGTCGATCGTTACAGCCGATTTGCAAAACTCGGCGGTGAAATGATTTCACTCGGCGCAGTCGAAGCGAAATTGAACGATACCGAACTTCTTTTGGGAATGGATTACGTCATCATCGCAATTCCCGACGAAGTCAAGGGCGAACGCATTGTGCTTTTGTATGCGGGCGATAAAGAAGCGGATGAACTTTTGCGTGAACTGCGCAAATCGGGAATGCCGCAGATGATGATTCCGGGCGCCGCATTTAAACTCGATGCCATTCCGAAACTCGGCTCGGGCAAAGCGGACTTTACGACCGCAAAGAAAATCGCCACAGAACTTTGCGCGAAGGCATAA
- a CDS encoding Na/Pi cotransporter family protein — MLLSQIIQCIVFLVGGAGIFLLGLRFLSMGLQTIAGPTLQKLISKVTNHRILGVLVGMGVTCLVQSSAVTMAMVIGFVNAGIMQLAQTLGVIMGANIGTTITGWVLVLNVDQYGMPIAGACALVYCFAKKERVKYSALALLGVGLVFVGLAAMKVSLAPVSSNQDFLNALAVFNAESLPSICACIFVGFLMATIMQSSSASLGVTIVLASQGLIGFNTAAALVLGQNIGCTISALMIAVNTSRHARRAAFFHLFFNIFGAIWVTILFDPTIHFMRWFLESAVGIANPDDAKNVTLAIALYHTTFNVANTLVLLPFTGKIPALLDKLFPNKVQSKHAVVTKLDPALIKSPFAAITQSAREMGMMNQTVCNMLSDLRKVIDGKADKEVVERIFENEAKLDTAQTEVIEFLTGLLSTSVSKSIANDAERQLRMSDDLETASDYVTQVLKLWLRMRDHNVAFDKAHQDDILSLHEGVAKLAADVATVLDNQHNVRKLAEIRREGHVLTEQVRECRAKHWRHVAETNEDPLLTTTFTDLLGAYRKIKEHLVTATQALCAEIVEN, encoded by the coding sequence ATGTTACTTTCGCAAATCATCCAGTGTATCGTCTTCCTCGTTGGTGGCGCTGGAATTTTTCTACTCGGCTTAAGATTTCTCTCGATGGGTCTGCAAACAATTGCGGGTCCAACACTTCAAAAACTCATCAGTAAGGTCACGAACCACCGCATTCTAGGAGTCCTAGTCGGTATGGGCGTGACCTGTCTCGTTCAATCGAGCGCGGTCACGATGGCGATGGTCATCGGATTTGTGAACGCGGGAATTATGCAGCTTGCGCAAACTCTCGGCGTGATCATGGGCGCAAACATTGGAACAACGATCACCGGCTGGGTTTTGGTTTTGAACGTTGACCAATACGGAATGCCAATCGCAGGCGCTTGCGCTCTCGTCTATTGTTTTGCCAAAAAAGAACGTGTGAAGTATTCGGCCCTCGCCCTCCTCGGCGTGGGTCTTGTTTTTGTAGGCCTCGCCGCGATGAAGGTTTCGCTTGCTCCGGTTTCGAGCAATCAAGACTTTTTAAATGCGCTTGCCGTTTTCAATGCCGAAAGCCTTCCGAGTATTTGCGCGTGCATTTTCGTCGGCTTCTTGATGGCGACGATTATGCAATCGAGTTCTGCGTCTCTCGGTGTGACGATTGTGCTCGCTTCGCAAGGTTTAATCGGATTTAATACGGCGGCAGCTCTCGTCCTCGGACAAAATATCGGCTGCACCATTTCGGCGTTAATGATTGCGGTGAATACTTCGCGGCATGCGCGTCGGGCAGCGTTCTTCCATTTATTCTTCAATATCTTTGGCGCAATTTGGGTAACGATTCTCTTCGATCCGACGATTCATTTTATGCGTTGGTTCTTGGAATCCGCAGTGGGAATTGCAAATCCGGATGATGCGAAAAATGTGACTCTCGCGATTGCTCTCTATCATACGACATTTAATGTGGCAAATACTTTGGTGCTCTTACCGTTTACCGGAAAAATTCCTGCGCTTTTGGATAAGCTCTTCCCGAATAAGGTGCAATCGAAACATGCTGTGGTGACGAAACTCGATCCGGCGTTAATCAAGTCGCCGTTTGCTGCGATTACGCAATCTGCCCGCGAAATGGGAATGATGAATCAAACCGTTTGCAATATGCTCTCGGATTTGCGCAAGGTCATCGACGGCAAAGCGGACAAAGAAGTGGTGGAACGCATTTTTGAAAATGAAGCGAAACTCGATACCGCTCAGACCGAAGTCATTGAATTCTTGACGGGACTTCTTTCGACAAGCGTATCGAAAAGCATCGCAAACGATGCGGAACGTCAGCTTCGGATGAGCGATGACTTGGAAACCGCTTCGGATTATGTAACGCAGGTTTTAAAACTGTGGTTGCGGATGCGCGATCACAATGTCGCCTTTGACAAAGCGCATCAAGATGATATTTTATCTCTCCACGAAGGAGTCGCTAAGTTAGCGGCAGATGTCGCGACCGTTCTCGATAATCAACACAATGTCCGTAAATTGGCAGAAATTCGCCGCGAAGGGCATGTGCTTACAGAACAAGTCCGCGAATGCCGCGCAAAGCATTGGCGTCATGTGGCCGAAACCAACGAAGATCCGCTGCTTACGACAACCTTCACCGATCTCTTGGGCGCTTACCGCAAAATCAAGGAACACTTGGTGACAGCGACACAAGCCCTTTGCGCAGAAATCGTAGAAAACTAA
- a CDS encoding phosphoribosylaminoimidazolesuccinocarboxamide synthase, whose product MSLKFETPITDVPLFHQGKVRDMYDLGDSFLMVASDRLSAFDVVLPTPITGKGKILNQLSLFWFQHLGMPNHLITANVDEYPAVLQKYKDYLRGRSMIVKKAKRHSVECIVRGYIVGSGWKDYQKTGKICGHVLPDGLKLCQKLEKPLYTPSTKPDVGHDENISFEQTFDIVGEKVATDLRNLSLDIYTKARDYAATKGIILADTKFEFGEIDGKTVLIDEVLTPDSSRYWPADKYQVGKNQESFDKQYVRDWLETLDWGKTYPGPEIPPEVVKNTLAKYVEIFVRLTGHEPEL is encoded by the coding sequence ATGAGCTTAAAATTTGAAACTCCGATTACCGATGTTCCGCTGTTCCACCAAGGAAAAGTCCGCGATATGTACGACTTGGGCGACAGCTTCTTAATGGTCGCTAGCGACCGCCTTTCTGCTTTTGACGTGGTGCTTCCCACGCCGATTACAGGCAAAGGAAAAATCCTCAACCAGCTTTCGCTCTTCTGGTTTCAGCATCTCGGAATGCCGAACCATTTGATCACGGCGAACGTCGATGAATATCCGGCTGTGCTGCAAAAGTACAAGGATTATTTACGCGGTCGTTCGATGATTGTGAAGAAAGCAAAGCGTCACAGCGTGGAATGCATTGTCCGCGGTTACATTGTGGGCTCGGGCTGGAAGGATTATCAGAAGACCGGTAAAATCTGCGGACACGTTTTGCCCGACGGATTGAAGCTCTGCCAAAAACTTGAAAAGCCGCTTTACACGCCGAGTACAAAGCCCGATGTCGGCCACGACGAAAACATTTCGTTCGAACAAACCTTTGACATTGTCGGCGAAAAAGTCGCCACCGATTTGCGCAATCTTTCGTTGGATATTTACACGAAGGCGCGCGATTATGCGGCAACAAAAGGCATTATCCTCGCCGATACGAAGTTTGAATTTGGCGAAATCGACGGCAAGACCGTTTTAATCGACGAAGTTCTCACTCCGGATTCTAGCCGTTACTGGCCCGCTGACAAATATCAAGTCGGCAAGAACCAAGAAAGCTTTGACAAGCAATATGTCCGCGATTGGCTCGAAACTTTGGATTGGGGTAAGACTTACCCGGGTCCAGAAATTCCGCCTGAAGTCGTCAAAAATACTTTGGCGAAATACGTCGAAATTTTTGTCCGCTTAACGGGACACGAACCAGAACTCTAA